In Oncorhynchus tshawytscha isolate Ot180627B linkage group LG08, Otsh_v2.0, whole genome shotgun sequence, the genomic window ATGCTAGAATCCAACAGATGACTGACAGTTTCATTTTCTGTGGGGGCCAGGGGGACAGCAAACAAATTTTAAGGTGGACTAATAAAAACAATGACAAAATGGTTTTCAAGTAACATTATCAAGATGTAAGAGAGGTCTATCACAGGCCTTGTTTTAATGTACTAGATGAAAATGAAATAACATACGTGTAGGAAAGATGAGATCTTATCTGAATGTTGTTAAAAACTATTATAAAACGGATCAAATTGAGATAAatcaaaatattttgatttggggAAAAAAAATACTGTATTACAATTCGAGAATCCAGCATCGATCAAATAGAAACATTACCTGGACAACATATTCAATGGTGGAGAACTGTGGCAGCAGCTCAGCTGGCTGGTTCACCTCTGATATCCCAGCATAGGTAGGTGGAAACTGATTTCTCTGATAGCAGAAGTTGCAAGCCCACAGTTTGGCTCCGTAATCCACTTGGCTAGGTTGAGAGACAAAATGATTATGGTAAAAATCTGAGAGAGAATTACCACACAGTGTAGTTGTAAAcaatacaactctatgcacaaggattACGAAGATAATGTACAATTCACatacacatttactggaagaatgtgcagatgcaaagtttggtaacagaactACGGTAAAATGTCTCAGTTTTTTATGCAACCACATTTTCCAAAAGCTCTTAAAAATCTGCTCTGAATTACAATTCAAAGATGTGGCATGACACATTgagtttgaaaaaaatatatacagtattttggtTATTCAAATACAGTAGGAGACAGAATCCGGTAACAGAATAACGGTAACAGAATGACattccctgatctgtactatacagaaattCAGCATTATGGATATGTATATCATTCTCTtttagaaaacatctaccagaaagtcTCAAGACCCCTTTTCCCTCTGTTTGACCAGAAACCAAAGCCTTTACTTACTCCAAATGTTTTATATGCCTTAATTTCTCAAAcatatagactcttagctttcatttgacactcaatttgacatgctcctatgaacttcacatgttggtggtCATTTtgccttttacatggaaatgctcCCAGACTACAACTATTTAAACAGTACATGTGAACCTTCTGAAGACTGAGGATGTGTAAATCACCTGTTTACAGTTAGGCTACAAATGGAGGAATAGTcatggatgagggagggagagaatagggcaggggtctccaacctttgAGCATCAGTGCCACTTTTACAAAATGAAACATTGTGAGCTACTGatgttttttctttaaaaaaaaaaggcacaTTCTTCTCCTCTCCGCTGCAACGCAACTCAGCTCCAGTTCCTTAGTGTAAAAGAGAAAGACATGCACCGTTTTCCGTCAagatacctggtaaaataatggttaataaaAAATCTCTAAAGGGGCCCTATAAAATCGGTGTTTTTTCTCCCCAAATTGTTTAATATTTTCCAAAATTATGTTCCTATTTGTATTTTTCCTGGTTTTAATTAATTTCACACTAAAAATTACAATGGTTCAGAGAAACAACGAAATTGGATGTTCCGAGTCGATGTTTAAATCACATCAGAAgaccatttttgggggggggaggtACAGAAAAAAAAGTAACAAATGTAGATTTgtgtaattcccctttaattgcGCATCGGGACCTTCAATTGCACATCTAGTGTGCAATGTGATCTAATGTGCCAGTTTAGCGATGATTCTGTACGGCTGCTGCTCATTTCATGGCAAAGTTTTCAAATAGATACAAATAATATACTTTTGCCAGGTAAGCCTACTgtgcagttaacatttaattgagaaggttttggggaaagtatttctgtcaacTCACAAGAcggtagaggttgaccgattatgatttttcaacgccgataccgataattggaggaccaaaaaaagccgataccgattaaaatcgGCAGATTTCTATtcatttataataatgacaattacaacaatactgaattaacacttattttaacttaatataatacatcaatcaaatcaatttagcctcaaataaataatgaaacatgttcaatttggtttaaaacaaagtgttggagaaaaaagtaaaagtgcaatatgtgccaaataaaaaagctaatgtttaagttccttgctcagaacatgagaacatatgaaagctggtggttccttttaacaagactcttcaatattcccaggtaagaagttttaggttgaggttattataggaattataggactatttctctctataccatttgtatttcatgtacctttgactattggatgttcttataggcactttagtattgccggtgtaacagtatagcttccgtccctctcctcgcccctacctgggctcgaaccagtaacacattgacaacagccacccttgaagcatcattacccatcgctccacaaaagcccccCTGCAAGgtgaacaactactccaagtctcagagcgagtgacttttgaaacgctattagcacgcaccccgctaactagctagccatttcacatcggttacaccagcctaatctcgggagttgataggcttgaagtcataaacagcgcaatgcaagcattgcgaagagctgctggcaaacgcacaaaagtgctgtttgaatgaatgcttacgagcctgctgctgcataccactgctcagtcagactgctctatcaaatatcaaatcatagactaattttaacataataacacacagaaatacaagccttaggtcattaatatggttgaatccggaaactataatttcgaaaataaaacgtttattctttcagtgaaatacggaaccgttctgtattttatctaacgggtggcatccataagtctaaatattgctgttacattgcacaaccttcaatgttatgtcataattacgtaaaattctggcaaattaggtcgTAATGAGCCAGGCAGCTCAagctgttgcatataccctgactctgcgtgtaatgaacgcaagaaaagtgacacaatttccctagtttaatattgcctgctaacatgaaatTCTTTTAagtaaatatgcaggtttaaaaatatatacttctgtgtattgattttaagaaaggcattgatgtttatggttaggtacattcgtgcaacgattatgcttttttcgcaaatgcgctttcgataaatcatcccccgtttggcgtagttggctgtctttgttaggaagaaatagtcttcccagttcgcaatgagccaggcagcccaaactgctgcatataccctgactctgttgcacagaacgcaagagaagtgacacaatttccctagttaaaagaaattcatgtttgcAGGCAATATTacctaaatatgcaggtttaaaaatatatacttgtgtattgattttaagaaaggtgttGATGTTTATGCTTAGGTaaacattggtgcaacgacagtgcttttttcgcggtGATAAAttatgataaattaacaggcaccgcatcgattatatgcaacgcaggacaagctagataaactagtaatatcatcaaccatgtgtagtttactagtgattatgttaagactgattgttttttataagatatgtttaatgctagttagcaccttggctccttgctgcactcgcataacaggtagtcagcctgccatgcagtctccctatggagtgcaatgtaatcggccatgatcggtgtccaaaaatgccgactACCGACTGTTGTGTatacttgaaatcggccctaattaaatcggacccaattaaatcggccattccgattaatcggttgatcTCAACAAGACAGTTATCACATCAACTGCTAGTGATGGGCATTCTAAGTATTTTCTGTGAGCTGGATATTTTGGCTCCATTTACCTAAAAGAGTCATTCATTTGGCTCCCAAATGGCTCTTCGTTCAGTAAATCTTAGAAATTGAACTAAAACCATGAAAAAAATAGTACACCTTTAAATTAAAGACTAAAATGTTGCCTATCATTATCTCTGATCGTGAAATGTGAGTTGAAATAAATGTTTACCTGATCAAATTACTTACTGACCTGCAAAAAAAATGAAGACAAAATGTTACGCACTAAAGAAATTAGTGTGGACCAGATGActaatggcttcttccttgctgagcagcctttcaggttatgtcgatataggattagttttactgtggatatagatacttttgtacctgtttcctccagcatcttcacactgtcctttgctgttgttctgggattgatttgcacttttcgcaccaaagtacattaatctctaggattcctgagcggtatgatggctgcttggtcccatggtgtttatacttgcgtactattgtttgtacagatgaacgtggtaccttcaggcgtttgaaaattgctcctaaggatgaaccagacttgtggaggtctacaatgttttatctgaggtcttggctgatttcttttgatttttccatgatgtcaagcaaagaggcacggggTTCGAAaggaggccttgaaatacatccacgggtccacctccaattgattcaaattatgtcaattagccatgacataattttccaagctgtttaaaggcacagtcaacttagtgtatgtaaacctctgacccactggaattgtgatacagtgaattataagtgaaataatctgtctgtaaacaactgttggaaaaatgtcatgcacaaagtagatgtcctaaccaacttgccaaaactatagtttgttaacaagaaattggagtggagtggttgaaaaacaagttttaatgacttcaaccaaaagtgtatgtaatctttcgacttcaactgtatattactgtaaatattgATCACTTTCCCTGTGTATGATGATATATTTTGATACTGTGAAActgttatacattttttttaacctcctGTTTCAGGAAGTGTTGTCACTGACTATTGCCCCTATTTATAGGACCTTCCACCCCCATCTGGGatatggatgcctgatgaagacctaagggtcgaAACGTTGATGTAAATAAATATCACCTGCATGAGCAGCAGTGTGCGGCGTTTTCCATGAGTTTTCCTACAACTCCAGCACCTGCGGAAAGTACCTGGATGTGTGTATGTTCAGCTTttgtatcagaccgtataccacgagtatgacaaaacatgtatttgtactgctctaattacattggtaaccagtttataatagcaataaggaacattgggggtttgtgatatacggccaatataccacagctaagggctgtatccaggcactccgcgatgcgtcgtgcataagaacagccctaaCATATGCAGCTCAAAAAGCAATAGAAACAGCATGCAAATCAGGGAGCCAAATTACATTTGCGATTCGGTTACCGACTTCACCAAAAAGAGCTGTTCAAAAAGAGCCATTTGTTTGCGAACGACCCATCACTACTGACTACACAAGGAGTGCTAGACAAACGCCCGCACTACACAGACAGAAATGGGCAATATTTCTGGAAATGAATTGGCAGATATTGGCTTTATAAGCCAGTAGTGTCTAACTGTAACCGATTTGAAatcgctagctagttagcggtagtgcgcgctaatagcgtttcagtcggtgacgtcactcgctctgagacctgaagtagttgttccccttgctctgcaaggactgtggcttttgtggcgtgatgggtaacgatgcttcgtgggtgtcagttgtctgtGTGCAGAAGGCCGGTTAGGGGCGAGGGGATGGACTAAAGTTAAACTGTTACAtaaccaggggtgggataatgtcaatgttgCGTTGGTTAGATAGCAGCTGGGAGTTTCCGGTGTCTGATACAAGGTAGATTTGTTTATGACAGTTAGAGGTGGAACACATGAAAAttgcatgtactttcagaattgttttGCGAGCTACACATAGGTGGTCGGCAAGCTACTGGTAGCTCGCAATTGACCCCTGGAATAGGGAATGCTCCTTTGTTCCAgtgaaaaataaaaaagatttGGAGCACAATTATCAAAATGTACCAGGCATTTATACACtaagtggccagtttattaggtaaacCACCCTGATCACAAAAATGGTTCACTcatacagacagtgagtcacgtggccgagCTATATAAAGCAGACAGGCATCCAGTTAGTGTTTGagtgaacgttagaatgggcaaaatgagtgacctaagcgactggGCGTGGAATGATTGTCAATACCAGGCAtgccggttccagtatctcagaaacggccggcctcctgggctttttacGCACGACAGtctctagggtttaccgagaatggtgcaacaaacaaaaaacatccattCAGCGgaagtcctgtgggcgaaaacagctcgttgatgagagaggtcgaaggagaatggcaagaattgtgcaagctaacaggcaggcCACAAACAGCGCAGTACAACAggggtgtgcagaacggcatctcagaacgcacaactagtcggtccttgtcacggatgggctattgcaggaGAAGATCAGAACAGGTTCCACTCCAATCAGCTAAAACAAGAATAATTGGCTACAGTGGGCAGGAAATCACCAAAACTTGACAATTgatgagtggaaaaacattgcctggtcggACGAATCCCGGTTCATATtgtgtcatgctgatggcagccAGGATTTAGCATAAGCATCATAAGTCCATGGCCACTCCTGCCTCGTGTCAAAGGTACAGGCTGGTgggatggtgtggggaatgttttcctggcacacgttagatCCCTTGATACCAGTTGAGCAGCGTTTCCATGTcccaaataattcaggctgtcCTGTAGGCAAAGGGGGTTCCGGCACAGTACGAGATGGGTGTGCCTAATAAATGGGCCACCGAGTGTAGTGTATATCTGCTTTATTTGAAACGTGAAAAATACAAAGTGAAAAAGTATTGTTGTCTCACCAGAGCGGGTTAAGGACAGCGCGGCAGGTCGCCCTGCTACACAGCACAGGCTCATACTGGATGGGGGGCAAGTCTGGGCGCTCCTTCAGGGGGGTGAACAAAGAGGCCACGGGGACCACCATGCGGGTGGCCTCCAGACGACTGGAGGGCCAGACGTTCCAGCTGAAACGCACCCCATCACGCTCCTCATTCTGGGCGATAAACTCTGGGAAGGTCGCCATTCCACCCTACAgactgagaaggagagaaaggagtgtcTGCGTGTTATAGAAATATAGGCTATACATTTTATGTCATGATTCCATTTGATATTTCAACATAGCATAAATTATATAATAGTCCACTGCACTGCAAGGAGTCTCATAATATTATCTTTTTTATAATTGCCTGGCTTTTTACCATTGCAGTGTCCTGAGATACCCTTTTGGACTTTGAGCATAATGTTACACTCCAGCATGTTTACTTCCAATTTGAATGTGTCATATCAATATACTGGTAGAGGAAATGCAGTCAAATATGATGTAACCTATGCTATGGGAAATTCTGGCTTACTTCTAAATAAGGCAAAAAAAATGGGTCTAAAAATCATGACTAGAACCTGGCTAAGGTACAGAATATGATCCTGACTGTGACCCACTTCTTCACCCACTGTCTGATCAAATGTTCAAAATAATTTACTTTGAAAACACACTGAATCTGAATAGAAATCCaatcaacaggtgtagaccttacagtgaagcacctaaccgacagtgcagttttaaaaaatacggataagaataagaaataaaagtaacaagtaattaaagagcagcggtaaaaaaaatatatatatatatacaagggGTTCCGGTTACTtggggtagtatgtacatgtaggtagagttcatTAAAGTGACTAAACACAGATGACAACAGAGTGTGGCAGTGGTATGGAGAGTGGAGGGGGGGGGCAATACGAAtactctgggtagccatttgactagatgttcaggagacttatggcttggggctgGAAGCTGAATTGGAAGCtgcttggacctagacttggcgctccggtaccgcttgccttgtggtagctgagagaacagtctatgactagagtggctggagtctgacaatttttagggccttcctcggacaccacctggtatggaggtcctggatggcaggaaactgatttaagtttccctgcattaaagtccccggctacttgGAGCCCCGCGTCTGGGTGAGCAATTTGCATTTTCTTGTtcgaatacagctcattcaatgctagtGAATGCATAGTGGCGCCAGCTAGTAGTAAGTTCATTGTATTGAACTATCACTAACCTTTGCGGTCTCCTGAAGTCACAATATTTGACCTGATGAGATTCTATCAGAGATGCAAATGTTCACAATTCCTTAATAGTTAAAGGTCTTTCAAAATGGAAACACTCACTGTATTGGGCTTTTATCTAGCTAGTTAAGTATCTGACCTGAATcaaacactctacacacacgtacattgtaatattaTTGTATGGTGGCATtacacattttgtattgtagatatgtagtgtaaTGTTattatgtactgttttatctttcgTGTTatgtgccttaatgtgtttgaacctagtagttgctgccttggcaggaacaactgtaatggggatccctaataaatacaaatggtgACTCAATCAAAAGGCTTTACAAACGGATGCTGGATTACCAGCAAAGCTATTTTGATTGAATGAACAACCAGTCTCTATACAACAACATTAGCTAGATACAGTAGCTAACAAGGGCACGCCAAAAACAATTACAATTGTTCAATAGATTTCAGGAGAGAAAAAATCACATCACAAAAAAAGATAGCTAGCTTGTCTACTTTTTGGGTTGGCTAACTAGAATAAATTATTGCATTCACCATGTTAAcaaccagctaacgttagctatctaaTTTAGCTTCAGTTAGCGGATCGACCGGCGaatgaaatgtgtaaaaaaataattATTCACCCTGCTCAGTTCGCTAAACCGCCACACAACTGTAACTTAATAAGTATTACATCCAAAATACATTACGTAATACACATATCACAAATATGTCTTAGTCAATAATTACAGCAAATAGTAGCACATTTGAATATTTACCTGATGTCCTCAGACTGGTTGACTCTGCTACGTACTGTAGTGACAGTGAACAGCGCCAAGCACAACGTTGGCTGACAACGTAGCAAACAACATGGCTGCGAGGAGTAATGCCACGTCAAGAGGTGTCCAATCATAGCCCCTCACCCACCTTTGAGGATGTAGTCTAATCTTTATGGCAAGAGTTTCATTGATAGAGCGATAACAAATATGATTGACAACTACGACAATCATTGATCAACCAAACAGAGAAAAGGAGACACTTTTTAAAACATTGCAATACAAATTTTATTACATTATGACAACAAAAAATTCCAACTAATTTCAGCATATCCTTTGCAACATCTTCAAATCTTTGTTGGGTTCATTAGGGTACACCGGAAAACATTTTAAATTGTTTTGCAATTAAAAACACAAATTAGGGtatcttattggacaagtccaatAGTGACTCCCGGTTGAAGtctattttcttctgtttggtgcctaatgaacataaCTCAGGACAAGCTTCATAATCCCATTATTTATGCATCTTTTGTGCCTATTTTACAATTAGTGTAAAAATCACAGAACTTCTTTTGATTTATCCTGATAAGTAAATAAGCCTCTGCATAATTTTATACACAAACATCTTAATTAATTATATTAGAGGCAAAATAACTCTTCTCTCATCTCGTTCTTGCTAAATCCAAATGACAACCTTTTATTTAACCGGGTTAAGGCTCAGTGGTTCACATATTGTTGAATCCCATCATTCCTTTCGCGTTGCCAGCTGCACCCTGTTGGAACTGTCTCATCATGGACTGGAGACCAGACATTCCACCTGAAGAGACAAATGATAATCAGAGTGTTTCAGGGGGATCAGTTAAACTCTAGATCAAGGCAGAGAGGTAGAGTCACTAAACATGATCATAAAGGTTATTTGGgttgcaaggtgatttgtagatcagcgATTCTGCAGTCTATATCACATCTATGTCATTACGTTTGGACCGACCATGCTCAAAGTAACAAAGGAAGTTTGGGTAATGTGAAATGACTTTTACAATAAGTCATGCCTACCCATATGGTGGAGAACCCTTGGGTCCATCATCTTTGCCATCTGTTGGTTCAACTTAGCCATCTGAGAGGGGTTGACATTCTTGGACATATCACCACCTGCAAACATGTAAAAGTGCAAAATAATTTAGAGACATTCTACTGCTTGATGAAAGCAAAATTGTGTAATTGGACCAGTGCTTCTGTTTCCGGGCTGAAACGTGACTAGTCATGAAATCCTTGCTTCCCCTGTCCTTGTTTCCTCCCCTCACAGAGTACATTGAAGGAGAGGCTCCAAGGTCCTTCCCTCAGACCTCCTCCAATGTGATTTGAGAGGGAAATGGAGGAAACATGGACAGAGGAAGCAAGAATGACAACTAGTAGTGTTTCAAGAGCCAAGAAGTGCATACCTTTGAACAGGCCCTTGATGCCACCCATCTTCTTCACCATCTGGGCAAACTTGGTGTACTGGGTGAGCAGCTCCTGGACGTCCCTGGTGGCAACCCCTGAACCGCGTGCCACTCTGGCGATTCGGTTCGGCCCCTTGCTGAAGAGCTTTGCACCGTCTTTGTTGTCAAGTTCTGCAAAAACCAAAGAAAGAAACCAGTGAAGAAAACATGTACGCATTTTGTATAACCCTTTTGTTTCTATCCCTTACTCTTGTTTATTGATGAAAGTGGATTGCATCTTTACCTTGGTCGTTCATGCTGTCCATAATTGTCATGAGTTTCTTCAACCTAGCCATGGACTCCTGCTCGTTGCCTTTGCTCATGAAGTCTGTTCCGAAACCTGGGATCATACCCTTGTGACATTAACAGAAGTCAGATTAGCATTGTCATCTTTAAATGTATCCCACACATGACCAGAAGAATATAAACTATTCTTAGGTATTCATTATTTACCAAGGGGGAAGGGTATACAGTTGAGATTGTTTTCGAAAGGTCTTTGTGCTGAAACGTTGACCATCTGCTTGTTTCATCTATAGTATGTACCCCTATGGGGACTTAGATTTCCCCCTATTGAGTATTCTGGTTGCCGCTTACTTACCATGATCTGTCCGAAAGGTCCCATCTTCATGATGTTTTGAAACTGCTCGTACATGTCACGAAGAGTGAACTGACCTGTGGTGCAAATGGTAATTAGAAGAAACTTAAACCATACTGCATAACTATGTTATAGACTGCAGAGCATATGCATACTGCATGTCAGTTATGATATGGGGCTGGTTTTACAAGTATGTTAGCTGATGATCTCATTCTCACCATGTTTCAGCTTGTCAATTAACTCCTCGTTGTCATCCAGCTTGAGTTCATTGACTTTGTCTATCAAACCTTCAATGTCTCCCATGCCTGAGGACAAAATACACACAACTCAATCAATACAGGTTGTACATAACGTAAAACGTGTTATGATGATCCATTATTCAAAAGGGAAAACAGTTTACCCAGTAGCTTGCTGATGAAGGGTTGTGTCTTAAATGGCTCTAAGTCATCAATGTGTTCTCCAGTACCAATGAAAATTATGGGACTCTTAGTAGCAGCCACTCTATAAAAAAGGCAACATGAGTATGAAACATTACCTAACCATCAGGATTATCATGGAGTTAATGAATTCTGCAGTAGTAAGGAAACTCAGTTGACCATAACTTGGATAAACTGTCAAAACAAAGAGTGACATTTACTTACGCACTGAGAGCACCACCACCTTTGGCATGACCATCCAGCTTTGTCACTATGACGGACGCAACTTCTACTTTGTCTTTGAAGGCCTTCGCCTGGGCTTCACAAGCTTGGCCAATGGAGGCATCCATTACGTACACAATGTTGTCAGGTTGCTGGAGGAAATAGAAACATGCTTGGGGTAAGACCATGCATGCATTGATGCATTTTCTCTAAAGCGatacagtgcgttcggaaagtattcaggccccttgactatttccacattttgtaacattagtctttctaaaatgtattaagttGTCGCCCGTCCCCCcaatcaatctacacccaataatgacaaagcaaaaacaggttttcataaataaaatatcacatttacataagtatac contains:
- the LOC112256848 gene encoding signal recognition particle 54 kDa protein, whose amino-acid sequence is MVLADLGRKITSALRSLSNATIINEEVLNAMLKEVCAALLEADVNIKLVKQLRENVKSSIDLEEMASGLNKRRMIQHSVFKELVKLVDPGVKAWTPTKGKNNVIMFVGLQGSGKTTTCSKLAYYYQRKGWKTCLICADTFRAGAFDQLKQNATKARIPFYGSYTEMDPVVIAAEGVEKFKNESFEIIIVDTSGRHKQEDSLFEEMLQVSNAVQPDNIVYVMDASIGQACEAQAKAFKDKVEVASVIVTKLDGHAKGGGALSAVAATKSPIIFIGTGEHIDDLEPFKTQPFISKLLGMGDIEGLIDKVNELKLDDNEELIDKLKHGQFTLRDMYEQFQNIMKMGPFGQIMGMIPGFGTDFMSKGNEQESMARLKKLMTIMDSMNDQELDNKDGAKLFSKGPNRIARVARGSGVATRDVQELLTQYTKFAQMVKKMGGIKGLFKGGDMSKNVNPSQMAKLNQQMAKMMDPRVLHHMGGMSGLQSMMRQFQQGAAGNAKGMMGFNNM